tccttatGGCAGCACCACACTCTTTaaagtaccaatttactgtatttttcagtctattctcatgctgctaataaagacatacctgagactgagtaatttataaaggaaagagatttaattgactcacagttcagcatggctgaggaggcctcaggaaacttacaaacatggtggaatgggaagcaaacatgttcttTACAttgtggcagcaaggagaagtgccgagcaaaaggggaaaaagtcccttataaaaccatcagctctcaagagaactccctcactatcatgagaatagcatgagggtaacagccctcatgattcaattacctcctaccacatccctcccacgacacatggggattatgggaacgatgattcaagatgagatttgggtggggtcacagccaaaccatatcactgagcCTTCCCTTTACCATCACTATGTCCAAATAAACCGCAAAGTTTAGCCAGTTTTTTTGTTCAAGGAGACCtcaaatttcctcttttcttttcatctccacTGTTGAATACTCTAATCCAAGCCATAACATATTTTACCTGGACCACAGCAATAACCCTCCAAGATGTAAATTCCGTTTGTAAAGTAGTGGCAGTATCCTGTTATTTAGAACCATGCCATTGCAAACTGGATGCATAATTAACATGTTAACTTGTCTCCCTATTGCCAGTTATGTTGCACCCCTAATCCATTTACCACATGGCAGATATTGTGATATTTAAAATTACAGATCTGATCATTTTATTCCATGACCAAAAAGCCTTTGCTGCCTCCTGATTGCTCTTATAATGAAGCCCAAATTCCTTAATGTGTTCTATGAGCCCCTGCATGACTTCATGCCTACCTCTCTAGTCTTGTCACCCTCCCATTGACTCATCTTCCTACAGTCATATCAACCTCCCCTGGTTATGACACCTAAGGGGACAATTTCTTTCCTAATTCAGGACCACTGCAGGTATTCCTCTTTATACGCAATACTAgagacttttcttttccttcgtTTTCTCCTCCCCAGATATGCACCCACATACACAATTTACACCTATGTTTCATACATCGTCCACATCTCAACCTAAATGTCATCTTCTTGTGGAGTTGCTTCTTCACGAGTTTGAAGTCAAAATTACACCCTCTCAAGGGACCCTATACTTTACTTTCCTATCACAAATgagattttctgtgtgtgtgtgtgtgtgtgtgtgtgtgtgtgtgtgtgtgtgtgtgtgtgtgtgattatttaATGTCTATCTCCCACCAGAGAGTAAGTTCTAGAAATCAGAGACtaggcccaatttttttttttcttttttttttaagcactatGTCCTAGTGTCAAGTACATTGCTTGGCACATGGGCACTCGTGTatgttgcatgaatgaatgaatgtctgtGTGCCAGACCAGAGTGAAGAAGAAAACATTGTCCTTGAACTATAAGAAACACCATGATGGCAGATAGCACATGGTAAATGGCAATAAgtgtttgaagaaataaaataagggaaggaaagagaaaggaaaaacaaagggaaggaaatggagggcaaaagaaattgagaaaaaagTGAGAAAGGCTGTAAACCTAAATCTAGGATTATAGTCTTTGATCGGAAAAGTTTCCCTATCTCtcagtaaaaaaacaaacaaacaagaaaccttGGATAATGGCTATAAAATGTTAACATGCAATAAAGTACAAAGCCTCTTGCTTAAATAAGGAAACACATatgatttttgtggttttatttcatttctttttcgttattattttattcactatTTGGTGGCAGCATAAGGAATATCAGATGGGGTTACGCTCAGACATATCCCTTtaagtgtgcttttttttttttttatactttaagttttagggtacatgtgcacaatgtgcaggttagttacatatgtatacatgtgccatgctggtgtgctgcacccattagctcatcatttaacattagatatatctcctaatgctatccctcccccctcccccctccccccaccccacaacagtccccagagtgtgatgttccccttcctgtgtccatgtgttttcattgttcaattcccacctatgagtgagaacatgcggtgtttggttttttgtccttgtgatagtttactgagaatgatgatttccagtttcatccatgtccctacagaggacatgaactcatcattttttatggctgcatagtattccatggtgtatatgtgccacattttcttaatccagtctatcattgttggacatttgggttggttccaagtctttgctattgtgaatagtgccacagtaaacatatgtgtgcatgtgtctttatagcagcatgatttatagtcctttgggtatatacccagtaatgggatggctgggtcaaatggtatttctagtcctagatccctgaggaatcgccacactctcttccacaacggttgaactagtttacagtcccaccaacagtgtaaaagtgttcctatttctccacatcctctccagcacctgttgtttcctgactttttaatgatggccattctaactggtgtgagatggtatctcattgtggttttgatttgcatttctctgatggccagtgatggtgagcattttttcatgtgttttttggctgcataaatgtcttcttttgagaagtgtctgttcatgtccttcgcccactttttgatggggttgtttgtttttttcttgtaaatttgtttgagttcattgtagattctggatattagccctttgtcagataagtaggttgcgaaaattttctcccattttgtagattgcctgttcactctgatggtagtttcttttgctgtgcagaagctctttagtttaattggatcccatttgtcaattttggcttttgttgccattgcttttggtattttagacatgaagttcttgcccatgactatatcctgaatggtaatgcctaggttttcttctagggtttttatggttttaggtctaacatttaagtctttaatccatcttgaattaatttttgtataaggtgtaaggaagggatccagtttcagctttctacatatggctagccagttttcccagcaccatttattaaatagggaatcttttccccatttcttgtttttgtcaggtttgtcaaagatcagatagttgtagataagcggcgttatttctgagggctctgttctgttccattgatctatatctctgttttggtaccagtaccatgctgttttggttactgtagccttgtagtatagtttgaagtcaggtagtgtgatgcctccagctttgttcttttggcttaggattgacttggcaatgtgggctcttttttggttccatatgaactttaaagtagttttttccaattctgtgaagaaagtcattggtagcttgatgggaatggcattgaatgtggaaactaccttgggcagtgtggccattttcatgatactgattcttcctacccatgagcatggaatgttcttccgtttgtttgtatcctcttttatttcattgagcagtggtttgtagttctccttgaagaggtcctccacGTCctttgtaaattggattcctaggtattttattctctttgaagcaattgtgaatgggagttcactcatgatttggctctctgtttgtctaagTGTGCACTTTTTAATcacagtcttttatttttttttaatggtacaaTTGAAGATGTCTATTATTGGGGCCATCACCACTTCTTTCAGTGAATTCATTGAAAAAATCTTGGTTGGTTTtgataaaaatcaaatgaataatTGCTTCTCATTATCATATCAGAAATGCAGATGCACGTTTGGTTGACAAAACACACTGAATTTGTTAAAATACTTACTTAGAAAATTCAGTTGCAACGTTATAGTACCATCTAAATCACAAAACTTAATTCAGTAATTTCCAAAAATACATTATTAGTGACTGATAATTCTGctgctttcctctttttttcaacTTCCATTTTAGGTTCAGAATGTACATGTGCAGTGCAGGTGTTtcacatgggtaaattgcatgttactGAGgcttggggtacaaatgatcccatcacccaggtagtgaccaTAGTACCTGAGAGTTAGCTTTTCAAACGTTTCTCCCTCTCACGCTCCCCACTCtaatagtccccagtgtctattagtcccatctttgtgtccatgtgtactcaatatttagctcccacttataagtgagaatatgtggtatttggttttctgttcctgtattaattcacttaagataatggcttccagctgcattcattttgcttcaaaggacatgatttcattctttttttatggctgcatagtattctatggtgaatatgttccacattttctttatccagtctaccatcgATGGGCGTCTAGGTTGATTCcaccatgtcttttctattgtgaatactactgtgataaacatacgagtgcattGTCCTTTTGGTGGAACAATGCATTTTCctttgggattgctgggttgaatggtagttctaagttctttgagaaatctacaaactgctttccacagtggctgaactaatttacattctcaccaacagtgtataagcattcccttttctccgcaacatctgttattttttgactttttagtaatagctttTCCAACTGATGGGAGATGgcatctcatcatggttttgatttgcattccttaatgattagtgatattgagcatgttttcatatatttgttggccatatgtatatcttcttttgagaagtatctgttcatgtcctttgcccattttttaatggggttgtcttttgcttgttgaattattccttatagattctgaatattagacctttgtcagatgcaggatttgcaaatattttcgtCCATTCTGTAGTTGTCTGTTTGTCCTGTTgccagtttcttttgctttgtagaAGCTCTTCAGTCTAATTGGATCCCTCTTGTCAATTTTTACAACCTAGCTTTTAAAAGCCTTATCAAGCAAAGTCgtgttttgtttccttcttgCTTAAATTTATGGATACTTATTCTCCCTCCTAAAAAAGGACTTGCCTTTGCATACCATGATATAGAATATGCCTAAAAGTATTTTATGAACTATAAATATATCAACATAAATACCAATTAGGTGCAATTAAtcattttctacttattttcaaaattatagaaaaatatgtcGTAACTGCAAGTGTGGCCAAGAAGAGCATGATGTCCTCTTGAGCAATGAAGAGGATCGAAAAGTGGGAAAACTTTTTGAAGACACCAAGTATACCACCCTGATTGCAAAACTAAAGTCAGATGGAATTCCCATGTATAAACGCAATGTTATGATACTGACCAATCCAGTTGCTGCCAAGAAGAATGTCTCCATCAATACAGTTACCTATGAGTGGGCTCCTCCTGTCCAGAATCAGGCATTGGTAAATAATATGGGGACAGAGAGTTTCTTTATTGAAGTTCCTGGAGTATTTATTTGGGGCAGTTTCTTTGGTGACCTAATCAACTTCACACATCCCAGATCTGTTATTCTTCTGTGGTTCTCATTACTTTGACTTCTGATTCCTGTTCTAGTCTTTTGAATGTAAGACTAGATACTTCATAAAATTTTTCCAACTCCCTAGATGTGTTTACCTTTTTGAGGGAATGGTCTAACATTCTTAATAATTAGATGGAAATCAGATGTTTTATATCAATCTAGTAACTCTTCTAGCTTAGTCTTGAGAGGATTTATCTTAAGATGGTAAAGAAGAGAATTTTTGTCGTaatttagaactgaaaaaaatattcaacattatctttgtgggttttttttcattttatttcctttattaataCTATATAAGACCAAAAAGGTCGCAGTTTTATATCAAGCTCCTTCCACTATTATAACAACCAAATGAAACATTTGGAAGTCTTTTAAGGTTAGTTAAATCATTAAAGTGAATTTTGCGATATCATTTTTTATGTGATAAAAATGTTCCTGGTCCTATAGACCATTCCAAACATGTCTGCCTAAAAGCTTGTGTTTTCTTTCAattgtacatttgtttatttaGCTTAAGTAAACAGTAGTAACCCAGCttacaaactgaaaaaaatatataatttcttggAGAAAAAGTGTTACTTTTTACCCAACTAAATCTATTTAGTGTACCGTTTTTGAGTTTTAACTTCTTAATATACTGTGAGGGTGAGTTGCTACTATTGGATAGAACCCACTTCTTTCTTAAATAACTTGCTTCTGATGTGTGTTATAAAACATCACACTGCCTAATGGCCAATCCCAGTTAACATTGGCCTTCTTGTGGTTCAGGCCAGGCAGTACATGCAGATGCTACCCAAGGAAAAGCAGCCAGTAGCAGGCTCAGAGGGGGCGCAGTACCGGAAGAAGCAGCTGGCAAAGCAGCTCCCTGCACATGACCAAGACCCTTCAAAGTGCCATGAGTTGTCtcccagagaggtgaaggagATGGAGCAGTTTGTGAAGAAATACAAGAGCGAAGCTCTGGGAGTAGGAGATGTCAAACTTCCCTGTGAGATGGATGCCCAAGGTCCCAAACAAATGAACATTCCTGGAGGGGATAGAAGCACCCCAGCAGCAGTGGGGGCCATGGAGGACAAATCTGCTGAGCACAAAAGAACTCAATATGTAAGTAGAGTGGTCACACTGTTAGCCCGATTTGTATACtttacagaatttttttcccTTACTTTGAACTTTTTTGGGGACTATTGCTCTGAGTTTCCAAAAGGGAATAGGTATGGGGAATAAATAGGATTTAGATTCAGTTTAGACTTCCCACAGAGGGTCATCATATTTGAAACTTCTGTCTAAAGCcaaattttctatgtatttattatcAGGGATAATTGTGGATTGTGAGTTTTATGTACAGACAGTAGTTGGTATTGGCATGCTGATCAAAGACAGCGTTATTATTCTATAATCTGTTTCTAAACATAGTCTTGGTATTAATTGCTTATCTCTGCCCATAAATAAGAATATATGCTTAGGTTAATTCAGTTTTGCTTGTGAGAACATGCCTAAAAttcaaacataaatttaatttttgtggatatataGTGAAgcttttttttaagtctcttctAAAGGGAGAAATTGAAGTATTTTGCTAATGACTTGAAGGTAGGAGGCAATTACGACACAGATGAACAGACATAAGAACTAAACCTGCTGTAATATATTCCTCATAGCTGCAGTTAGCACACCAACCAATAAGGCTTAGTCCTGAAAAAAGAGCACTAATAAGCCCTGAGGTGATCGTTTTAGAGAATCTACTTAAAATTGAGCTGAAAATtactattttcctttttccataaGTGACCTTAATTCAGGAAATAATGCCTGTTACACACAGGGTGAATGAAGTAGATTTGAATAGCCTGGAGAAAgctgagattccatttcacagaatTATTAATACGTTATTATCTACGTCAACAAATTTGTAATTTCAGTAGAAATTATGTCTCTTCAAAGTTGTTTCTCTGAATTTCTACTGAAGCCAATGATAAGAAATGGCAGtcttagccgggcgcggtggctcacgcctgtaatcccagcactttgggaggctgaggcgggtggatcacgaggtcaggagattgagaccatcctggctaacacggtgaaaccccgtctctacaaaaatacaaaaaaattagccaggcttggtggcaggcgcctgtagtcccagctactcgggaggctgagacgggagaatggcgtgaacctgagaggcagagcttgcagtgagctgagatcgtgccactggactccagcctgggtgacagagcgagactcagtctcaaaaaaaaaaaaagaaatggcggTCTTCTAATGACTAGGTTGTTCTGGATGGCTTCCCTTTCAGTCCTGCTATTGCTGCAAACTGAGTATGAAAGAAGGCGACCCAGCCATCTATGCCGAAAGGGCTGGCTATGATAAACTGTGGCACCCAGCTTGTTTTGTGTGCAGCACCTGCCATGAACTCCTGGTTGACATGATTTATTTTTGGAAGAATGAGAAGCTGTACTGTGGCAGACATTACTGTGACAGCGAGAAACCCCGATGTGCTGGCTGTGACGAGGTACGTTCTATGGGACCACCTGCATGCTGGGTGCCCTCTTAGACCCTCATATGGTCCCTTTACCTAGAAGGCAACAAGACTTGACCAAACAGCAATTGTTCTGTTTACAtccaaagaagttttaaaaaataaactcttgaTATCATTCATTCTGTGTTAATTGGGTTGACAAATGaaagactaaaaatataaaagattgaTTTAGACTAAACTAAGTGATAGCGTAAGTTCAAGCTTTAGGTTATCATTTTCAAACTTTAGACCCTGAGAAAGTATGTTGTTACAGATATAAATCTCTTATTATATAAAAATCcgtctttatttttatcttcttcctAGCTGATATTCAGCAATGAGTATACCCAGGCAGAGAACCAGAATTGGCACCT
This DNA window, taken from Pongo pygmaeus isolate AG05252 chromosome 6, NHGRI_mPonPyg2-v2.0_pri, whole genome shotgun sequence, encodes the following:
- the TES gene encoding testin; this encodes MDLENKVKKMGLGHEQGFGAPCLKCKEKCEGFELHFWRKICRNCKCGQEEHDVLLSNEEDRKVGKLFEDTKYTTLIAKLKSDGIPMYKRNVMILTNPVAAKKNVSINTVTYEWAPPVQNQALARQYMQMLPKEKQPVAGSEGAQYRKKQLAKQLPAHDQDPSKCHELSPREVKEMEQFVKKYKSEALGVGDVKLPCEMDAQGPKQMNIPGGDRSTPAAVGAMEDKSAEHKRTQYSCYCCKLSMKEGDPAIYAERAGYDKLWHPACFVCSTCHELLVDMIYFWKNEKLYCGRHYCDSEKPRCAGCDELIFSNEYTQAENQNWHLKHFCCFDCDSILAGEIYVMVNDKPVCKPCYVKNHAVVCQGCHNAIDPEVQRVTYNNFSWHASTECFLCSCCSKCLIGQKFMPVEGMVFCSVECKKRMS